A window of Paraburkholderia sp. PGU19 genomic DNA:
ATTGAGGCTGCGAGTGAGATGGCGTAGTGCCGCGGTCTTGCCCACGCCCGGTTCGCCCGTCAGCAGGCCGATACCGGGACTGGTGAGCAGCCACTGGAAGCGCTCGGTGAGCTGGGCAAGCGCGCCATCGTCCCACAGGTCCGTCGAATCCTTGTCCAGCGGCGCGCAGCGCAGGCCGAAGTGTTGTCGGTACATGGTCAGCCCTCCGTGCGGTAATGACGCTGATGCACGAGCTCGAGCAGGTTCGGCCCTGATGCTGCGGCATGGGTGGCAGGCTGCGTCGATGGCCGCTGCCGCCGGCGCGTGCAGTTGGCCACCGTATCCAGTTCGGTGGCGAGGCCCAGGGCCTGCCCGGTCTGGCTCTCGACGCGTAGGACGGTGCCGGCGTGCGGATCAACCACGAGCACGACCATCTGTCCGGTGAGCTCGTACGGGACCTCAAAGCGTTTGCCGTTGAACGACACGGTGCCATCACGACGCACATGGCGCGAGATGCGATGCAGGAACAGTTCGTCCAACCGCGCAGCGAGTGTGCCGAGCTGCCGGATGCGCGGCAGGTCCCGCTGGTAGCGTGAGAGCGGCGTGTGCTCGCCAAGTGCACCGTGTTTGCGGCGATGGTAGACCTGCTCGATCCATGCCCATAGCCGGGCGTTCAGGTCCGCCATGTCACGGATATGCGTCGCGTCGAGTTCGGCAAGGAACTGTTCGCGTAACGTGCGGTGCCAGCGCTCGAGCTTGCCTTTGCTGGTCGGCTGGTACGGCCGGCAATGCACGAGCCGGATTGACAGTTGCGCGCAGATGCCCTGCAGCGTTGAGGCACGATAGGCGGCGCCGTTGTCGACGACGAGCGTCTTCGGCACGCCGCGTCTGAGCAGCGCCTGCTTGAGCACGCCTTCAATGTCGAGCGCCGTCTCCGAGGTGCAGAACGCGCAATGGGCGATCAGCCGCGAGGCGTCGTCCATCAGCGACACGAGGTACGTCTTTGTACGCTTGCCGCCGAAGGACAGTGTCGGGCCGTGCAGCACATCGCCGTACCAGATTGAACCGGCATACTCGGCCTCGAAGCTGCGTTTCTCCTCAGGCACGACATCGGGACC
This region includes:
- a CDS encoding DDE-type integrase/transposase/recombinase; protein product: MNEVDPKALFRLSVLGPLVSRERLGHGELQQIVQQLAQQEYAIPGSRRRHISEKTLLKWYYAWRRDGLTGLADHARTDVGRSKLPEAIQGAVLAAKRESPRRSIRQIRLLLEAAGVVPRDTLSRCAVHRLLKAHGISRIAGPDVVPEEKRSFEAEYAGSIWYGDVLHGPTLSFGGKRTKTYLVSLMDDASRLIAHCAFCTSETALDIEGVLKQALLRRGVPKTLVVDNGAAYRASTLQGICAQLSIRLVHCRPYQPTSKGKLERWHRTLREQFLAELDATHIRDMADLNARLWAWIEQVYHRRKHGALGEHTPLSRYQRDLPRIRQLGTLAARLDELFLHRISRHVRRDGTVSFNGKRFEVPYELTGQMVVLVVDPHAGTVLRVESQTGQALGLATELDTVANCTRRRQRPSTQPATHAAASGPNLLELVHQRHYRTEG